A genomic stretch from Lathyrus oleraceus cultivar Zhongwan6 chromosome 2, CAAS_Psat_ZW6_1.0, whole genome shotgun sequence includes:
- the LOC127122178 gene encoding uncharacterized protein LOC127122178 produces the protein MMENFIIAQAQQIKEFANQNAHTTELMKQFSNKFDDMVTHKKMLETLISQAVQQQAAIASLARPFPGQTQPNPKGHANAITLRSGTKLDAPIDTRIQNLTMYQNSGKGSEKVNEPTNDGKEDESREAKDKELPYMPLPPYKPPVPYPQRLVKSKNEGKFKKFVEILKKLNNNHTIHRSHYANQT, from the coding sequence atgatggaaaactttataaTTGCCCAAGCTCAACAAATTAAAGAGTTTGCAAATCAAAATGCTCACACGACTGAATTGATGAAACAATTTTCAAATAAGTTTGATGATATGGTTACCCATAAGAAAATGTTAGAAACCCTGATCTCCCAAGCAGTCCAACAACAAGCTGCAATAGCATCCCTAGCTAGACCATTTCCTGGTCAAACTCAACCAAACCCAAAAGGCCACGCTAATGCTATCACCCTTCGGAGTGGAACAAAATTAGATGCACCAATTGACACCAGAATCCAAAATTTGACCATGTATCAAAATTCTGGTAAGGGATCTGAAAAGGTAAACGAACCAACCAATGATGGAAAAGAAGACGAAAGCAGAGAGGCAAAAGATAAAGAACTACCTTATATGCCACTGCCACCATACAAACCACCTGTACCTTATCCCCAAAGACTTGTTAAATCCAAAAATGAAGGAAAATTTAAGAAATTCGTAGAAATTCTAAAGAAACTTAACAATAACCATACCATTCATAGAAGCCATTACGCAAATCAAACATAg